The nucleotide sequence AATGAACATAGGCATATCTATGGAGTTCGATGCGGCTCACCACCTCCCCATGCATGAGGGCAGATGCTCCCGCATTCACGGCCACACGTACAGGGTAGAGGTGGTTCTGCAGGGGAATCCAGGAGATGATGGCATGATCGTAGATTTTTACGTGCTGAAAAAGATCGTGAGCAGGGTGATCCAAGAGCTCGATCATAACGATCTCAACAGCGTTCTGCA is from Methanothrix sp. and encodes:
- the queD gene encoding 6-carboxytetrahydropterin synthase QueD — its product is MNIGISMEFDAAHHLPMHEGRCSRIHGHTYRVEVVLQGNPGDDGMIVDFYVLKKIVSRVIQELDHNDLNSVLQNPTAEMIASHIHRRLREELNISGVSERASLISVRLWEGRDKWVMVDE